From Pristiophorus japonicus isolate sPriJap1 chromosome 1, sPriJap1.hap1, whole genome shotgun sequence, a single genomic window includes:
- the LOC139274753 gene encoding protein NYNRIN-like, which produces MYVDGINSEGTRISGYVIVNQENQVLESATFETAYSAQQAELFALTRACILAKDLKVNIYTDSRYAFGVAHDFGQLWKNRGFLTSQGNEISHKQLVSDLLQALMFPKRIAIVKCTAHTTGNSLVDIGNRCADQEAKQASRDQQMVVPKIMSQTKNPAKDKLASKKPMPTIQDVIKAQEDAPEKDKLLWKYYGCTYDNVSKLWTTPAEQTCMSDELALWVIDCMHFATHCGARTTSDTLLATWWHPRLQALAQNISSRCLVCQQHNPGKGVPCDWGKMPLPEGPFETFQLDYIELQKVQCYKYVLVIVDVFSRWIEAYPTLDNKAQTVVKVLMREIVPRSQLD; this is translated from the coding sequence atgtatgttgacggaattaattcagaaggtacacgaatctcaggatacgtcatagtaaaccaggagaatcaggtcttggaatctgccacttttgaaactgcctattctgctcaacaagctgaactattcgccctcacccgagcctgtatcttggccaaagatctcaaagtcaatatctataccgactctaggtatgcctttggggtggcccatgatttcggacaattatggaaaaataggggattcctaacctcacaggggaatgagatatctcataaacagttagtatctgatttgttgcaagccctcatgttccccaaacgcattgccattgtcaaatgtaccgcccacactaccggaaattctctggttgatatagggaatcgttgtgctgaccaagaggccaaacaggcctctcgtgaccaacagatggtagtgcccaaaattatgagtcagactaaaaatcctgcgaaggataagttagcctcgaaaaaaccaatgccaaccatccaagatgttataaaagcacaggaggacgctcctgaaaaagataaactgttgtggaaatattatggatgtacttatgacaatgtttctaaactctggaccacgcccgcggaacagacttgcatgtctgacgagttggctctatgggttattgattgtatgcattttgctactcattgtggagcaagaaccacgagtgatacacttttggctacatggtggcaccctagactccaggcgctcgcccagaacatcagtagtcgttgcctggtttgccagcaacataatccagggaagggagtcccctgtgattggggtaaaatgcccctacccgaaggtccctttgagacatttcagttggactacattgagttgcaaaaagttcagtgttacaaatatgtgttagtaatagtagatgtgtttagcagatggattgaagcctaccctaccctggacaataaggctcaaactgttgttaaggtgttaatgagggaaattgttcctagatctcagctcgactga